The bacterium region TTTATGGCACAAAGGAGAATATAATAAAATCTTTCCACTTCTTAATTTAATAACTTTTATTTCCCCAAAAGAAGAGACAGCATGGGAATTGGGTGGCTGGTTTTTGATAAATGCAATTGCTCCTTCTTACAAAGGAGAGAAAAGAGAAGAAATTGAAAAATATGGAATTGAATTTTTTAAAAAAGGAATTAAGGAAAATCCTGAAAGTTATAATCTTTACTGGGAAATTGCATGGTACTATTACAATAAAGGTGAGTATGAAAAAACATTAGAATATCTAAATGAAGCAGAAAAATTCAGTTCTGACTATAAAATAAAACATTTGAAAGGACATACTTTAATTAAAGTAGGAAATAAAGATGAAGCAATAAAGGTATGGGAAGAAATAAAGGAGAAATTTCCAGAATACAGAAATGTTGCAGAAAGAATTATAAATGAATTGAAAGAGGATATTAAAAATGATTATTGAAAAAATAATTGAAGAGCAAATAAAAATTTTAGATATTAAAAAAAGAGAAAAACCAATAGAAGAATTAAAATATTTCAAAAGGGAGAAAATTGGGTTGGTAAAAAATCTTAAAAATAGAAAAATAGGAATTATTGGAGAAAT contains the following coding sequences:
- a CDS encoding CDC27 family protein, encoding MKKIFFLFFVFFLLSSSLVAEVDLYFQAPLDFCSYPDVKEGVIDIIYLKIDDLWHKGEYNKIFPLLNLITFISPKEETAWELGGWFLINAIAPSYKGEKREEIEKYGIEFFKKGIKENPESYNLYWEIAWYYYNKGEYEKTLEYLNEAEKFSSDYKIKHLKGHTLIKVGNKDEAIKVWEEIKEKFPEYRNVAERIINELKEDIKNDY